From a region of the Microterricola gilva genome:
- a CDS encoding alpha-galactosidase, which produces MPITPSASGDAWFLETPNTLYVIGLSELGVPDQRYWGPRLPASDWPQIVRKMRSRSLHSHGSRPSEVEEEVLPSGGSRWGVSSLDIVLDGGDRAPELGFTTAHIERSDSESHLALTLLDSKGMLAVTLHYRVREGSDVIERWTELSLDATAAGGARVHRLDSANWFIDDQDDYRYSSVNGYWAGETRLERGTLPTGELNFTSRTGLTSHGANPWIMLDDGTATEERGLVRTIALGWSGTWRLSTQRRAEGGVSVSGGFGHDGVVLTLAPGGALSTPASFGLLSTEGFGGASRSWHAFARESIRPSGDELNPVLYNSWEATEFDVTEEGQRALAEIAAGLGVELFVVDDGWFSTRTNDRSGLGDWAPNPERFPHGLHALREHITGLGMKFGLWVEPEMVNPDSALYREHPEWVLHFAGRRRAERRNQLVLNFARPDVRAWAAAWLDELVRENRLDFLKWDMNRPFTQAGWPGAADEQDSLWVEHTRGVYDIMAGLRAAHPRLRIEACAGGGGRIDLGMLANADQFWTSDNTDAIDRQPIQHGFSQIYPAIAMTNWVTDSPNPLTFREVPLEYRFHVAMTGILGIGGNLANWSEEERADAARLIEQYKGIREVVQLGEQYRIGGEPGAERSAVQYVHGDRVVVFCFEPRRTLDRGPRQLRLPGLDPRADYRVLDTGAVHSGSYLANRGLAFHEREHVIEATGSLRFSHRDFISSITELVRLG; this is translated from the coding sequence ATGCCCATCACCCCATCCGCGAGCGGTGACGCCTGGTTCCTGGAGACCCCGAACACGCTCTACGTGATCGGGCTCTCCGAGCTGGGGGTGCCCGACCAGCGCTACTGGGGGCCGCGTCTGCCCGCGTCCGACTGGCCGCAGATCGTCCGCAAGATGCGCTCGCGGAGTCTGCACAGCCACGGTTCCCGCCCGTCGGAGGTCGAGGAGGAGGTGCTCCCGAGCGGCGGTTCGCGCTGGGGGGTCTCCAGCCTGGACATCGTGCTCGACGGCGGTGACCGCGCCCCGGAGCTCGGGTTCACGACGGCGCACATCGAGCGGAGCGACTCCGAGAGCCACCTCGCGCTCACGCTGCTGGACTCCAAGGGCATGCTGGCGGTCACACTGCACTACCGCGTGCGCGAGGGCTCCGACGTCATCGAGCGCTGGACCGAGCTCTCCCTCGACGCCACGGCCGCCGGAGGCGCCCGGGTGCACCGACTGGATTCGGCGAACTGGTTCATCGACGACCAGGACGACTACCGCTACTCCTCCGTCAACGGCTACTGGGCGGGCGAGACCCGGCTCGAACGCGGCACGCTGCCGACCGGCGAGCTGAACTTCACCAGCCGGACCGGCCTCACCAGCCACGGCGCCAACCCGTGGATCATGCTCGACGACGGCACCGCCACAGAAGAGCGGGGCCTCGTCCGCACGATCGCGCTCGGCTGGAGCGGCACCTGGCGGCTGAGCACCCAGCGGCGTGCGGAGGGCGGCGTCTCCGTCAGCGGAGGGTTCGGGCACGACGGCGTTGTGCTCACGCTCGCCCCCGGCGGGGCACTGAGCACGCCGGCATCCTTCGGTCTGCTCAGCACAGAGGGCTTCGGGGGTGCGTCACGGAGCTGGCACGCCTTCGCCCGCGAGAGCATCCGCCCGAGCGGCGACGAGCTGAACCCCGTGCTGTACAACTCGTGGGAGGCCACCGAGTTCGACGTCACCGAGGAGGGCCAGCGGGCGCTCGCCGAGATCGCGGCCGGCCTGGGGGTCGAGCTCTTCGTGGTGGATGACGGCTGGTTCAGCACGCGCACCAACGACCGGAGCGGCCTGGGGGACTGGGCGCCGAACCCGGAGCGCTTCCCGCACGGGCTGCACGCCCTGCGGGAACACATCACCGGCCTCGGCATGAAGTTCGGACTCTGGGTCGAGCCGGAGATGGTCAATCCAGACAGCGCGCTCTACCGGGAGCACCCGGAGTGGGTGCTGCACTTCGCCGGCCGTCGGCGCGCCGAGCGGCGCAACCAGCTGGTGCTGAACTTCGCCAGGCCCGATGTGCGGGCATGGGCGGCCGCCTGGCTGGACGAGCTGGTCCGCGAGAACCGCCTCGACTTCCTGAAGTGGGACATGAACCGCCCATTCACCCAGGCCGGCTGGCCTGGCGCCGCCGACGAGCAGGATTCGCTCTGGGTGGAGCACACCCGCGGCGTCTACGACATCATGGCCGGTCTGCGCGCCGCGCACCCGCGGCTGCGCATCGAGGCCTGCGCCGGCGGCGGCGGGCGGATCGACCTCGGCATGCTGGCGAACGCCGACCAGTTCTGGACCTCGGACAACACCGACGCCATCGACCGCCAGCCGATCCAGCACGGCTTCAGCCAGATCTACCCCGCGATCGCCATGACGAACTGGGTGACCGACTCACCCAATCCGCTGACCTTCCGCGAGGTTCCGCTCGAGTACCGCTTCCACGTCGCGATGACCGGAATCCTCGGCATCGGGGGGAACCTCGCGAACTGGTCGGAGGAGGAGCGTGCGGATGCCGCGCGACTGATCGAGCAGTACAAGGGCATCCGTGAGGTTGTGCAGCTCGGCGAGCAATACCGGATCGGCGGCGAGCCGGGCGCGGAGCGGTCGGCGGTGCAGTACGTGCACGGCGACCGCGTCGTCGTCTTCTGTTTCGAGCCGCGCCGCACGCTGGATCGCGGTCCGCGGCAGCTGCGGCTGCCCGGCTTGGACCCGCGCGCCGACTACCGGGTGCTCGACACCGGCGCGGTGCACAGCGGCTCCTACCTCGCGAACCGCGGCCTGGCGTTCCACGAGCGCGAGCACGTGATCGAGGCGACCGGTTCGCTGCGTTTCTCGCACCGCGACTTCATCAGTTCGATCACCGAGCTCGTCCGCCTCGGCTAG
- a CDS encoding sensor histidine kinase — MTAAFAGFLVLAGATLLLVAFAVLRFVPDEAVQRSGDGGFAPNRSDLIEVLAPTAGYAMLFFVVIGVAGGWLLSGRLLRPLDRIHAGVRAVAAGDLTHRIALRGAPTEYVELAEAFDGMLDRVEHTVDSQRRFASNASHELRTPIAVIRTMLEVAAQDPDGTDYDELVRRLEITNRRSQNLVDALLQLARIEAGPRTAGRVELAAIVLQATDAVHGEAEASAVTISTTVEPCVLGGDAVLLTQLIVNLLQNGIRHNRASDARVLLSVESTASGVAVIVENTGQGVDPHIIPTLTEPFVRGSSRISSGTAGTGLGLALVATIAAAHGARLLVEPSQLGGLRVRVDFVTRH, encoded by the coding sequence ATGACGGCAGCGTTCGCCGGTTTTCTCGTGTTGGCCGGGGCAACGTTGCTGCTCGTCGCTTTCGCGGTGCTCCGTTTCGTTCCGGACGAAGCCGTTCAGCGTTCAGGGGACGGCGGCTTCGCGCCCAACCGCTCCGACCTCATCGAGGTGCTCGCGCCGACCGCTGGTTACGCGATGCTCTTCTTCGTCGTGATCGGGGTGGCCGGCGGCTGGCTGCTCTCCGGCCGGCTGCTGCGGCCGCTCGACCGGATTCACGCCGGCGTGCGAGCGGTGGCGGCCGGAGACCTCACGCATCGCATCGCCCTGCGCGGGGCCCCGACCGAGTACGTCGAGCTGGCCGAGGCCTTCGACGGCATGCTGGATCGCGTTGAACACACCGTCGACTCGCAACGGCGATTCGCCTCAAACGCCTCACACGAGCTGCGCACCCCCATCGCGGTGATTCGCACGATGCTCGAGGTCGCCGCGCAGGACCCGGATGGCACAGACTACGACGAGCTCGTGCGGCGGCTCGAGATCACCAACCGGCGCAGCCAGAATCTCGTCGACGCCTTGCTGCAGCTGGCACGAATCGAGGCCGGCCCGCGGACCGCCGGTCGTGTCGAGCTGGCAGCGATCGTCTTGCAGGCCACGGACGCCGTGCACGGCGAAGCGGAGGCCTCCGCTGTCACCATCAGCACGACCGTCGAGCCCTGCGTCCTGGGCGGGGACGCCGTGCTGCTCACCCAGTTGATCGTCAACCTGCTGCAGAACGGGATTCGCCACAACCGCGCCTCCGATGCCCGGGTGCTGCTGTCCGTCGAGAGCACGGCATCCGGGGTCGCCGTGATCGTGGAGAACACGGGCCAAGGAGTCGACCCTCACATCATTCCCACGCTCACCGAGCCGTTCGTGCGCGGATCCTCCCGCATCTCGAGTGGAACGGCGGGCACGGGCCTGGGCCTTGCGCTGGTCGCCACAATCGCCGCAGCCCACGGCGCCCGCCTGCTCGTGGAACCGAGCCAGCTCGGGGGTCTGCGTGTGCGTGTCGACTTCGTCACGCGGCACTGA
- a CDS encoding response regulator transcription factor — translation MRVLIVEDEPFLADAVRAGLRLEAFAADIAGDGDTALEMLELNDYDAVILDRDIPGPSGDDIARHLVATGTRTRILMLTAADRLDEKVQGFELGADDYLTKPFAMRELVVRLRALSRRSDTPRPPVIDIHGVTIDPFRREVHRDGRLISLSRKQFAVLQVLGEANGGVISAEALLERAWDENADPFTNAVRITISGLRKRLGEPWVIETVPGIGYRMAAPATTAAPGS, via the coding sequence ATGCGTGTACTGATCGTGGAGGATGAGCCGTTCCTCGCCGACGCCGTGCGCGCCGGCCTGCGGCTGGAGGCGTTCGCCGCCGACATCGCCGGTGACGGCGACACCGCGCTCGAGATGCTCGAACTCAACGACTACGACGCCGTCATCCTCGACCGCGACATCCCGGGCCCGTCGGGCGACGACATCGCGCGGCATCTCGTGGCCACCGGGACGCGGACACGCATACTCATGCTCACCGCCGCAGACCGGCTCGATGAGAAGGTGCAGGGTTTCGAGCTGGGCGCAGACGACTACCTCACCAAGCCATTCGCCATGCGAGAACTCGTCGTGCGGTTGCGAGCGCTCTCGCGGAGGTCTGACACGCCCAGGCCGCCCGTCATCGACATCCACGGTGTCACCATCGACCCCTTCCGCCGTGAGGTCCACCGCGATGGCCGGCTCATCTCGCTCAGCCGCAAGCAATTCGCGGTGTTGCAGGTGTTGGGCGAGGCAAACGGTGGCGTGATCAGCGCAGAGGCGCTGCTCGAGCGCGCGTGGGACGAGAACGCGGACCCGTTCACGAATGCCGTGCGAATCACCATCTCCGGGCTGCGCAAACGACTGGGCGAGCCGTGGGTCATCGAGACCGTCCCCGGCATCGGCTACCGCATGGCGGCGCCGGCGACAACGGCAGCACCGGGTTCGTGA